One Cellulomonas sp. NS3 genomic region harbors:
- a CDS encoding AMP-dependent synthetase/ligase, protein MDEIHTPPLVEARPDENLNDLLAARVASTPDHPLMEIKSPGDGPWIPLTARAFDAEVVALAKGLVARGVQPGDRVGIMSRTRYEWTLLDWATWAAGAVPVPVYETSSAEQVLWILTDADVSLLVVETAEHAATVAEVRADAPNLREVVVIDDGAVESLVAGGTGVDDAEIVRRRALADLDDVATIIYTSGTTGRPKGARLTHGNFSVLTRNAVEGLEEVVSTPGARTLLFMPLAHVFARFVEVLCIPAGAVLGHTPDTKNLLADLASFQPTFILSVPRVFEKVYNSSEQKAAAGGKLKVFQWAAATSILYSRATETASGPGLGLKLQHKVADVLVYKKLRHALGGRCEWAISGGAPLGERLGHFYRGIGFRVLEGYGLTETTAPATVNMPGRTKIGTVGPPLPGCGIRIQEDGEIEVTGPHVFAGYHNNDAATAEAFHDGWFRTGDLGSLDDDGFLRITGRKKEIIVTAGGKNVAPAVLEDRLRSHALVSQVVVVGDARPFIGALVTLDAEALPGWLSAHGHKPMTVAEAAEDPEVLASIEKAVERANRAVSRAESIRKYRILDTDLTIANGYLTPKLSVRRAQVIKDFAAEIDALYDTAPAD, encoded by the coding sequence ATGGACGAGATCCACACTCCCCCGCTCGTCGAGGCGAGGCCCGACGAGAACCTCAACGACCTGCTCGCAGCGCGTGTCGCGTCGACCCCCGACCATCCGCTGATGGAGATCAAGTCCCCCGGCGACGGCCCCTGGATCCCGCTGACCGCGCGCGCGTTCGACGCCGAGGTCGTCGCGCTCGCCAAGGGCCTCGTCGCGCGCGGCGTCCAGCCGGGCGACCGCGTCGGCATCATGTCGCGGACCCGGTACGAGTGGACGCTGCTCGACTGGGCGACGTGGGCCGCGGGCGCGGTGCCCGTGCCGGTCTACGAGACGTCCTCCGCGGAGCAGGTCCTGTGGATCCTCACCGACGCCGACGTGTCGCTGCTCGTCGTCGAGACGGCCGAGCACGCCGCGACCGTCGCCGAGGTCCGCGCCGACGCGCCGAACCTGCGCGAGGTCGTCGTGATCGACGACGGCGCCGTCGAGAGCCTCGTCGCGGGCGGGACCGGCGTCGACGACGCCGAGATCGTGCGACGCCGCGCGCTCGCCGACCTCGACGACGTCGCGACGATCATCTACACGTCCGGCACCACGGGCCGGCCCAAGGGCGCGCGGCTGACGCACGGGAACTTCAGCGTCCTGACGCGCAACGCCGTCGAGGGCCTCGAGGAGGTCGTCTCGACGCCGGGTGCCCGCACGCTGCTCTTCATGCCGCTCGCGCACGTGTTCGCGCGGTTCGTCGAGGTGCTGTGCATCCCTGCGGGCGCGGTCCTGGGCCACACGCCGGACACCAAGAACCTGCTGGCAGACCTCGCGTCGTTCCAGCCGACCTTCATCCTCTCGGTCCCCCGCGTGTTCGAGAAGGTCTACAACTCCTCGGAGCAGAAGGCGGCGGCGGGCGGCAAGCTCAAGGTCTTCCAGTGGGCCGCGGCCACGTCGATCCTGTACTCGCGGGCGACCGAGACGGCGAGCGGGCCCGGCCTCGGCCTCAAGCTCCAGCACAAGGTCGCGGACGTCCTCGTCTACAAGAAGCTCCGGCACGCGCTCGGCGGACGCTGCGAGTGGGCCATCTCGGGCGGTGCGCCGCTCGGCGAGCGCCTCGGGCACTTCTACCGCGGCATCGGTTTCCGGGTCCTCGAGGGCTACGGCCTGACGGAGACGACGGCCCCGGCGACCGTCAACATGCCGGGCCGGACCAAGATCGGGACCGTCGGCCCCCCGCTGCCCGGCTGCGGCATCCGGATCCAGGAGGACGGCGAGATCGAGGTCACGGGCCCCCACGTCTTCGCCGGGTACCACAACAACGACGCCGCGACGGCCGAGGCGTTCCACGACGGCTGGTTCCGGACCGGTGACCTCGGGTCGCTCGACGACGACGGGTTCCTGCGCATCACAGGGCGCAAGAAGGAGATCATCGTCACCGCCGGCGGCAAGAACGTAGCGCCCGCGGTGCTCGAGGACCGGCTCCGCAGCCACGCACTCGTGAGCCAGGTCGTCGTCGTGGGCGACGCCCGGCCGTTCATCGGCGCCCTCGTGACGCTCGACGCCGAGGCGCTCCCGGGCTGGCTCAGCGCGCACGGCCACAAGCCGATGACCGTCGCCGAGGCCGCAGAGGACCCCGAGGTCCTGGCCTCGATCGAGAAGGCCGTCGAGCGGGCCAACCGGGCCGTCTCGCGCGCCGAGTCCATCCGCAAGTACCGCATCCTCGACACCGACCTGACGATCGCCAACGGCTACCTCACGCCGAAGCTCAGCGTGCGCCGTGCGCAGGTCATCAAGGACTTCGCGGCGGAGATCGACGCGCTGTACGACACGGCACCGGCCGACTGA
- a CDS encoding NYN domain-containing protein: MADDAPGQPDPTVPDAVRTVLVRLAAEVLTAIEPADVPAALRQVQRFAPRRRATAGALPLWSALEGDTAFRARVARVWAGARPEVAALLGRGTSAAPDEGATHEPAAGSSDGSPEEQARPPDGPAEEQSGPGDDAAVDPAAPSAVSPLDVAVGAWLLRPDGWVGTLAEAARELVAGPADGDQQAAVAGALDALQRAEERAAVLTAQLGAARVRAERAEEDAAALRREQRRLRSDADRARSEARRAAAEAEDVLARATAARVAADEALESAQTLRRVAEAERAQVRQEARVARDLAGVRVRLLLDTLVDAGQGLRAELALPPVGDRPADLVGTRAPVPVERATSRGRAASDPALLDDLLALPHAHLVVDGYNVSKAAWPGLSLAEQRRRLVDALANVAGRTGAEVTCCFDGQEGPRPSAGGPRGVRVLFSVGEIADDLIRRLVGAEPRGRVVVVVTSDRQVADDVEAAGARVVPSATLVARVTRL; this comes from the coding sequence ATGGCCGACGACGCACCGGGACAGCCGGACCCCACGGTTCCCGACGCCGTCCGGACCGTTCTCGTGCGGCTCGCCGCCGAGGTGCTGACCGCGATCGAGCCCGCGGACGTCCCGGCCGCCCTGCGCCAGGTCCAGAGGTTCGCGCCGCGTCGCCGGGCGACCGCCGGTGCGCTCCCGCTGTGGTCCGCGCTCGAGGGGGACACGGCGTTCCGGGCCCGTGTCGCGCGCGTGTGGGCAGGGGCACGGCCGGAGGTCGCCGCGCTGCTGGGACGCGGCACGTCGGCGGCCCCGGACGAGGGCGCGACGCACGAGCCCGCCGCCGGGTCCTCCGACGGCTCGCCGGAGGAGCAGGCGCGACCGCCCGACGGCCCGGCGGAGGAGCAGTCGGGGCCAGGCGACGACGCGGCGGTGGACCCCGCCGCGCCTTCCGCCGTGTCGCCGCTCGACGTCGCCGTGGGGGCCTGGCTGCTGCGGCCGGACGGCTGGGTCGGCACGCTCGCCGAGGCGGCGCGGGAGCTCGTCGCCGGGCCGGCAGACGGCGACCAGCAGGCCGCCGTGGCGGGCGCGCTCGACGCCCTGCAGCGCGCGGAGGAGCGCGCGGCCGTGCTGACGGCGCAGCTCGGTGCGGCGCGCGTCCGTGCGGAGCGGGCCGAGGAGGACGCGGCGGCGCTCCGGCGCGAGCAGCGCCGGCTCCGCTCGGACGCCGACCGCGCACGCAGCGAGGCCCGGCGCGCCGCCGCCGAGGCCGAGGACGTCCTGGCGCGCGCGACGGCCGCACGGGTCGCCGCCGACGAGGCGCTCGAGAGCGCGCAGACCCTGCGCCGGGTCGCGGAGGCCGAGCGGGCCCAGGTCCGGCAGGAGGCCCGCGTGGCGCGCGACCTCGCCGGGGTGCGCGTGCGGCTCCTGCTCGACACGCTCGTCGACGCCGGTCAGGGCCTGCGCGCCGAGCTCGCGCTCCCGCCCGTCGGCGACCGGCCCGCCGACCTGGTCGGCACCCGGGCCCCCGTCCCTGTGGAGCGCGCGACGTCGCGGGGACGCGCGGCGAGCGACCCGGCGCTGCTCGACGACCTCCTCGCCCTGCCGCACGCGCACCTCGTGGTGGACGGCTACAACGTCTCGAAGGCGGCGTGGCCCGGGCTGAGCCTCGCCGAGCAGCGGCGCAGGCTGGTCGACGCGCTGGCGAACGTCGCCGGCCGCACGGGCGCCGAGGTCACGTGCTGCTTCGACGGTCAGGAGGGCCCGCGCCCCTCGGCGGGCGGCCCGCGCGGCGTCCGCGTCCTGTTCTCGGTGGGGGAGATCGCCGACGACCTCATCCGGCGTCTGGTCGGGGCGGAGCCACGCGGACGGGTCGTCGTCGTGGTGACGAGCGACCGGCAGGTGGCCGACGACGTCGAGGCGGCCGGGGCGCGCGTCGTGCCGTCCGCGACGCTGGTCGCGCGGGTCACCCGGCTCTGA
- a CDS encoding DEDD exonuclease domain-containing protein has product MQHDRPAARRVTRVDLAPPLQGRPVQLALDELGTPLSDVTFVVVDLETTGSVPGTSAITEIGAVKVRGGEVLGEFQTLVDPGGPVPAFISVLTGITTSMVIGAPRIEEVLPSFLEFARGSVLVAHNAPFDVGFLKAAAAQTGHAWPGHQTVDTVRLARRVVTRDEAPNHKLGTLAALFGATVTPNHRALADARATVDVLHALLARLAPLGITHLEDLATATDPVPSDVRRKRHLADGLPDGPGVYMFVGPREEILYVGTSTSLRTRVRSYFTAAEKRSRMVEMVRVSERVHPVPCATTLEARVRELRLIAEHSPRYNRRSRFPERMPWVHLTVEPYPRLSVVREVRPPADPSPHGHEPAYIGPFASRGAAQSAIDALHETFPVRQCSGRLPLRAALGAVACALAEMGRCGAPCTGRSSPEQYAEVASAVRAAMVGDPSPVVRAHATRIGRLVTQERFEEAAVVRDRLAAFLRGAARAQRLAPLARCPELVAARRAEAGGWEVVLVRHGRLAGTATVPRGADPWPAIESLRLSGEEVAAPAVPAPACHPEEADLVLTWLDQPGVRLVLAPEGWTCPVGGAQAYADPASTAGRVAAYLAHDLETAASVGVPGAQATAGVPGVEGPGAGSTTAGSTGTGSTGAA; this is encoded by the coding sequence ATGCAGCACGACCGCCCCGCCGCGCGCCGGGTCACCCGGGTGGACCTCGCACCCCCGCTGCAGGGCCGGCCGGTCCAGCTCGCGCTCGACGAGCTCGGGACACCGCTGTCGGACGTGACGTTCGTGGTCGTCGACCTCGAGACGACGGGCTCGGTGCCCGGCACGAGCGCGATCACCGAGATCGGCGCCGTCAAGGTGCGCGGTGGCGAGGTGCTCGGCGAGTTCCAGACGCTCGTCGACCCGGGGGGCCCGGTGCCCGCCTTCATCTCCGTGCTGACCGGCATCACGACGTCGATGGTGATCGGCGCGCCGCGCATCGAGGAGGTCCTCCCGAGCTTCCTCGAGTTCGCGCGCGGCTCCGTGCTGGTCGCGCACAACGCGCCGTTCGACGTCGGCTTCCTCAAGGCGGCAGCCGCGCAGACGGGGCACGCCTGGCCGGGCCACCAGACGGTGGACACCGTGCGGCTCGCGCGCCGCGTCGTGACCCGCGACGAGGCGCCGAACCACAAGCTGGGCACGCTCGCGGCGCTGTTCGGCGCGACCGTGACGCCCAACCACCGCGCGCTGGCCGACGCCCGCGCGACCGTCGATGTGCTGCACGCGCTCCTCGCGCGCCTCGCACCGCTCGGCATCACGCACCTCGAGGACCTCGCGACGGCCACCGACCCGGTGCCGTCCGACGTGCGGCGCAAGCGGCACCTCGCCGACGGGCTGCCCGACGGCCCGGGCGTCTACATGTTCGTGGGCCCGCGCGAGGAGATCCTCTACGTCGGCACCTCGACGTCGCTGCGCACGCGCGTCCGCAGCTACTTCACGGCGGCCGAGAAGCGCTCGCGCATGGTCGAGATGGTGCGCGTCTCCGAGCGGGTGCACCCCGTCCCGTGCGCGACGACGCTCGAGGCCCGGGTCCGTGAGCTCCGGCTCATCGCCGAGCACTCGCCGCGCTACAACCGCCGCTCGCGCTTCCCCGAGCGCATGCCGTGGGTCCACCTGACGGTCGAGCCCTACCCCCGGCTGTCGGTCGTGCGCGAGGTGCGCCCGCCCGCCGACCCCTCGCCGCACGGGCACGAGCCCGCGTACATCGGCCCGTTCGCGTCGCGCGGCGCGGCGCAGTCCGCGATCGACGCGCTCCACGAGACGTTCCCCGTGCGGCAGTGCAGCGGCCGGCTTCCGCTGCGCGCCGCGCTCGGGGCGGTCGCGTGCGCGCTCGCGGAGATGGGCCGCTGCGGGGCGCCGTGCACGGGCCGCTCCTCGCCCGAGCAGTACGCGGAGGTCGCGTCCGCGGTCCGCGCGGCGATGGTCGGCGACCCCTCCCCCGTCGTGCGCGCCCACGCGACACGCATCGGGCGCCTCGTCACCCAGGAGCGGTTCGAGGAGGCGGCCGTCGTGCGCGACCGGCTCGCGGCGTTCCTGCGGGGAGCGGCCCGCGCGCAGCGGCTCGCGCCGCTCGCCCGGTGCCCCGAGCTCGTCGCGGCGCGGCGCGCGGAGGCCGGCGGGTGGGAGGTCGTGCTCGTCCGCCACGGCCGCCTCGCCGGCACGGCGACCGTGCCGCGCGGTGCCGACCCCTGGCCCGCGATCGAGTCGCTGCGGCTGTCCGGCGAGGAGGTCGCCGCACCCGCGGTCCCCGCGCCGGCGTGCCATCCGGAGGAGGCCGACCTCGTGCTGACCTGGCTCGACCAGCCGGGCGTGCGGCTCGTGCTGGCGCCTGAGGGCTGGACGTGCCCGGTCGGCGGCGCGCAGGCCTACGCAGACCCGGCGAGCACCGCGGGACGCGTCGCGGCCTACCTCGCGCACGACCTCGAGACCGCCGCGTCGGTCGGCGTCCCCGGAGCGCAGGCCACGGCCGGGGTGCCAGGCGTGGAGGGTCCCGGTGCGGGGTCGACCACGGCGGGGTCCACCGGCACGGGGTCGACCGGCGCGGCATGA
- a CDS encoding Lrp/AsnC family transcriptional regulator — translation MLTAIVLIDTDAARIPEVAAAIADVPGVSEVYSVTGEVDLIALVRVREHEALADVIADQVSKIAGVLRTQTYIAFRAYSKHDLEQAFDLGIED, via the coding sequence ATGCTGACCGCCATCGTGCTCATCGACACCGACGCCGCCCGCATCCCCGAGGTCGCCGCCGCGATCGCCGACGTCCCCGGCGTGAGCGAGGTCTACTCGGTCACGGGTGAGGTCGACCTCATCGCCCTCGTGCGCGTGCGTGAGCACGAGGCCCTCGCCGACGTGATCGCGGACCAGGTGAGCAAGATCGCGGGGGTGCTGCGCACGCAGACGTACATCGCGTTCCGCGCGTACTCCAAGCACGACCTCGAGCAGGCGTTCGACCTCGGCATCGAGGACTGA